The Pseudarthrobacter sulfonivorans genome includes a window with the following:
- a CDS encoding LacI family DNA-binding transcriptional regulator, with the protein MRDVAALAGVAASTVSRALTAPDRVSEETRIRIEDAARQLEYVSLERPRNRWGDGRHGMVALVVHTLENPFCLDVMRGVDAQLRAAGFRQMVVTVGSSPTQEKQILEELQGTCDGAVLVVPTLDESAAREINKRLPMVTINRDIQGVPSIIIDTPSASVQAMEHLVALGHSEITYIRGDIGTWNEVRCLTALEDRGKELGVAVRSLGPFSPHLSQGAAAADAAVHAGSSACLVFNDIIALGMLERLRTRGIRVPQDISIVGCDDIFGTSMSWPPLTTISTPAEQAGLMAASALLDAVGSRKGSSRSSSTTLSPRLIIRESVGPAPAHG; encoded by the coding sequence ATGCGCGACGTGGCGGCCTTGGCCGGCGTTGCTGCGTCCACTGTTTCCCGTGCTCTCACGGCTCCTGACAGGGTGTCCGAGGAAACACGGATACGGATCGAGGATGCGGCGAGGCAACTGGAATACGTGTCTTTGGAACGTCCTCGGAACCGTTGGGGAGACGGGCGCCACGGAATGGTTGCGTTGGTGGTCCATACACTGGAGAACCCATTCTGTCTCGACGTCATGAGAGGGGTCGACGCTCAGCTCCGAGCAGCCGGATTTCGGCAGATGGTTGTGACTGTAGGTTCAAGCCCGACCCAGGAAAAACAGATTCTTGAGGAGCTTCAGGGTACTTGCGACGGGGCAGTTTTGGTAGTTCCGACGTTGGACGAGTCTGCGGCTCGGGAGATCAATAAACGTTTGCCGATGGTTACCATTAACCGGGACATTCAAGGAGTCCCCAGCATTATCATTGACACTCCCTCGGCAAGCGTGCAGGCCATGGAACACCTGGTCGCCTTGGGCCATTCAGAGATCACCTATATCCGGGGAGACATCGGCACGTGGAACGAAGTCCGATGCCTGACTGCCCTTGAGGACAGAGGCAAGGAGCTGGGAGTGGCCGTCCGAAGCCTGGGCCCCTTCAGTCCGCACTTGTCCCAAGGGGCTGCAGCGGCTGACGCCGCTGTACATGCCGGTTCCTCCGCCTGCCTTGTCTTCAACGACATCATTGCCCTTGGCATGCTTGAGCGCCTCCGAACACGTGGGATCAGGGTGCCCCAGGACATTAGCATTGTTGGGTGTGATGACATCTTCGGAACATCCATGTCATGGCCGCCGCTAACCACGATTTCAACTCCGGCTGAACAGGCCGGCCTTATGGCCGCCTCGGCGCTGCTCGATGCTGTGGGCTCGCGCAAGGGTTCGTCCAGATCTTCGAGCACAACGCTGTCCCCTCGCCTCATCATTCGGGAATCAGTGGGTCCCGCGCCTGCGCACGGGTAG
- a CDS encoding zinc-binding dehydrogenase: MPKEQRVIFEAQDICKIESFTLPQAGPAEVRVRNLASLISPGTELAVLRHRHRAFATGGRMANWVKYPFYPGYASVGIVEETGKDVTELKAGDLVWHPSPHSTASVVAAECCRLVPAGVAAEDAVFFGLAQIAMTSIRRAPSALGEKVLVSGLGLVGILCAQLYRIAGADVAAADYSAGRLQRAKQFGCETINLGAQSLEEWYAANPAAAPDLVIEAAGIESNISACLKVAARGGRVVLLGSPRNTMEIDPYTDIHLKGLTVIGAHEHTVSPEQRKLDVPCVFEVCGGALQLSSIRTHVVPYVDAPLLYDQLEQNLDEYLAVVLTY; this comes from the coding sequence ATGCCAAAGGAACAAAGGGTCATCTTTGAAGCCCAGGACATCTGCAAAATCGAATCGTTCACCCTGCCCCAGGCCGGACCAGCGGAGGTCCGGGTTCGCAACCTGGCATCGCTGATCAGCCCGGGTACTGAGCTCGCAGTTCTGCGCCATAGGCATAGGGCATTCGCAACTGGCGGCAGAATGGCCAACTGGGTGAAGTATCCCTTTTATCCCGGTTACGCGAGCGTAGGCATCGTGGAGGAAACCGGTAAGGATGTCACAGAATTGAAGGCAGGAGATCTTGTCTGGCACCCGAGCCCGCATTCCACGGCATCCGTAGTTGCCGCTGAGTGTTGCCGCCTTGTTCCGGCCGGTGTCGCAGCCGAGGACGCGGTGTTCTTCGGCCTGGCACAGATTGCCATGACATCGATCAGAAGAGCTCCGTCCGCACTGGGCGAGAAGGTCCTCGTCAGCGGGTTGGGTCTGGTCGGTATTCTGTGTGCACAGCTCTACCGCATCGCAGGGGCCGACGTTGCCGCTGCTGACTACTCCGCTGGCCGACTTCAAAGGGCCAAGCAATTCGGCTGCGAAACAATTAACCTCGGAGCGCAGTCGCTGGAGGAGTGGTACGCGGCCAATCCCGCTGCCGCTCCGGACCTCGTCATTGAAGCGGCCGGCATTGAGAGCAACATCAGCGCGTGTCTCAAAGTCGCTGCTCGAGGTGGACGGGTTGTTTTGCTGGGTAGCCCGCGCAACACGATGGAGATTGATCCGTACACGGACATTCATCTGAAGGGCCTAACAGTCATCGGTGCTCACGAACACACTGTTTCGCCGGAGCAACGAAAGCTCGATGTTCCATGCGTCTTTGAAGTCTGCGGCGGTGCCCTTCAGCTCAGCTCGATCCGGACCCACGTCGTTCCTTACGTTGACGCTCCTCTGCTATACGACCAGCTCGAACAGAATCTCGATGAGTATCTCGCGGTCGTGCTGACTTACTGA